In Phenylobacterium zucineum HLK1, one DNA window encodes the following:
- a CDS encoding aldose 1-epimerase, whose translation MRIGGAPVVRLTAEAPAGAPAGTPGFVEAEILPGRGMMTLQARLRLPSGEIVDALFAPPAAEAARELDGGAEDFAGNKAFAFGGAVLAPFANRIRGRALPGAREIEADLDGRTARLPRNWGGKAPGAEQYAMHGLILDAPVPFEQPSPARVTGVLEAGDFGGRWPSRAVLGFEYRLEDGALALSITARNVGDETLPIGLGWHPYFALPSGQRRQARLRLPADLRAEVNDYDEVLPTGRLSPTSGGPYDFGGPDGAALGDLYLDDCFTGLRREDGQAVVDVRDPAAGVGLRLASRSPHVKAIQVFAPPDKPFVVVEPQFNLADPFGAVWPREVDTGMARLQPGEQLSYDVRLSAFAVGT comes from the coding sequence ATGCGGATCGGAGGCGCGCCGGTCGTCCGGCTGACCGCCGAGGCTCCCGCGGGCGCGCCGGCGGGGACTCCGGGCTTCGTGGAGGCCGAGATCCTGCCCGGCCGGGGCATGATGACCCTGCAGGCCAGACTGCGCCTGCCGTCGGGCGAGATCGTGGACGCGCTGTTCGCCCCGCCCGCCGCCGAGGCCGCCCGCGAGCTGGACGGCGGGGCCGAGGACTTCGCCGGCAACAAGGCCTTCGCGTTCGGCGGCGCGGTGCTGGCCCCCTTCGCCAACCGCATCCGCGGCCGCGCCCTGCCCGGCGCCCGCGAGATCGAGGCCGACCTCGACGGCCGCACGGCGCGCCTCCCGCGCAACTGGGGCGGCAAGGCGCCGGGCGCCGAGCAGTACGCCATGCACGGCCTGATCCTCGATGCGCCCGTCCCGTTCGAGCAGCCCTCCCCCGCCCGGGTGACCGGCGTTCTGGAGGCCGGCGACTTCGGCGGCCGCTGGCCGTCGCGGGCGGTGCTCGGCTTCGAGTATCGGCTGGAGGACGGCGCCCTGGCCCTCTCCATCACCGCCCGGAACGTCGGGGACGAGACGCTGCCCATCGGGCTGGGCTGGCATCCCTACTTCGCCCTGCCGAGCGGCCAGCGCCGGCAGGCGCGCCTGCGGCTGCCCGCCGACCTGCGGGCCGAGGTGAACGACTACGACGAGGTGCTGCCCACGGGCCGCCTCTCGCCCACGTCCGGCGGCCCCTATGACTTCGGCGGCCCGGACGGGGCGGCGCTCGGCGACCTCTATCTGGACGACTGCTTCACCGGGCTGCGCCGCGAGGACGGCCAGGCGGTGGTCGACGTGCGCGACCCGGCGGCCGGCGTCGGCCTGCGCCTCGCCTCGCGCTCGCCGCATGTGAAGGCGATCCAGGTCTTCGCGCCGCCCGACAAGCCGTTCGTCGTGGTCGAGCCCCAGTTCAACCTGGCCGATCCCTTCGGCGCCGTCTGGCCGCGCGAGGTGGACACCGGCATGGCCCGGCTGCAGCCCGGCGAGCAGCTCTCCTACGACGTGCGGCTGAGCGCCTTCGCCGTCGGAACCTGA
- a CDS encoding response regulator, translated as MTNAVPARYPAGPGGAEAQAPPDLDAPLKARILIVDDDERNAFAAVQALEDLGHELVVARSGEEALKRLLSEEFALILLDLHMPGMDGYETAALIRSRKRTADTPIVFLTAIFRDEAHIFQAYSAGAVDVVFKPVDPFILKAKTKVFVDLYLKTQEANRQSAYKQWLLDEHSRVKTEKARAEKALRRAEAQQAAILKAMPIVFTSRSVEPPFTPLFVSESVKEITGFPADRFLEEADFGAGRIHPDDIERVTKAITQAVKIGHYACEFRWLCADGQYRVLHDQGVIAPSDDGEAREIFGVLLDATDRRSLEEQLAQARKMEAVGQLTGGVAHDFNNLLTVVLGNIDMLARKQEDEARRARRIDAIRQAAERGRDLTRQLLAFSRRQHLSPVTLDVNALIQDFAPLMRQAVGEAVTLDLELGGDGEPLNTHVDPTQLETALLNLAVNARDAMPEGGRLCVRTERRSAAEGLGFVVVEVGDTGCGMSPEVRERVFEPFFTTKEVGKGSGLGLSQVYGFVRQSDGEVEVDSEPGRGTVFRLLLPATRAKAEVRPEETPRAIVGGAERILLVEDDPTVLALTLDVLTGLGYQVQTATNASEALQIIHSGAEIDLLFTDVVMPGGVSGVSLARTARELRPGLKVLLTSGFVGERQVMEGAEFPLLDKPYETSAMASMLRKLLDRSERKRKRGRASAAAE; from the coding sequence GTGACGAACGCCGTCCCCGCCAGATATCCGGCAGGCCCCGGCGGGGCGGAGGCTCAGGCCCCGCCCGACCTGGACGCGCCGCTGAAGGCCCGGATTCTCATCGTCGACGACGACGAGCGGAACGCCTTCGCCGCCGTGCAGGCGCTGGAGGATCTCGGCCACGAGCTCGTGGTGGCCCGGTCGGGCGAGGAGGCGCTCAAGCGCCTGCTCTCGGAGGAGTTCGCCCTCATCCTGCTCGACCTGCACATGCCGGGGATGGACGGCTACGAGACCGCGGCGCTGATCCGTTCGCGCAAGCGCACGGCCGACACGCCGATCGTCTTCCTGACGGCGATCTTCCGGGACGAGGCGCACATCTTCCAGGCCTATTCGGCCGGGGCGGTGGACGTGGTCTTCAAGCCCGTGGACCCCTTCATCCTGAAGGCCAAGACCAAGGTCTTCGTGGACCTCTACCTCAAGACCCAGGAGGCGAACCGCCAGTCCGCCTACAAGCAGTGGCTGCTGGACGAGCACAGCCGGGTGAAGACCGAGAAGGCCCGCGCCGAGAAGGCGCTGCGGCGGGCCGAGGCGCAGCAGGCGGCGATCCTGAAGGCCATGCCGATCGTCTTCACCTCGCGCAGCGTCGAGCCGCCCTTTACGCCGCTGTTCGTCTCGGAGTCGGTGAAGGAGATCACCGGCTTCCCCGCGGACCGCTTCCTGGAGGAGGCCGACTTCGGCGCCGGCCGCATCCATCCCGACGATATCGAGCGGGTGACCAAGGCCATCACCCAGGCGGTGAAGATCGGCCACTACGCCTGCGAGTTCCGCTGGCTCTGCGCCGACGGCCAGTACCGGGTGCTGCACGACCAGGGCGTGATCGCGCCCAGCGACGACGGCGAGGCGCGCGAGATCTTCGGCGTCCTGCTCGACGCCACCGACCGCCGCAGCCTCGAGGAGCAGCTCGCCCAGGCCCGCAAGATGGAGGCGGTGGGCCAGCTCACCGGCGGGGTCGCGCACGACTTCAACAACCTGCTGACCGTGGTGCTGGGCAACATCGACATGCTCGCCCGCAAGCAGGAGGACGAGGCCCGTCGGGCCCGGCGCATCGACGCAATCCGCCAGGCGGCCGAGCGCGGCCGCGACCTGACCCGACAGCTCCTGGCGTTCTCGCGCCGCCAGCACCTGTCGCCGGTGACCCTGGACGTGAACGCGCTGATCCAGGACTTCGCGCCGCTGATGCGCCAGGCGGTCGGCGAGGCAGTGACCCTCGACCTCGAGCTGGGCGGCGACGGCGAGCCCCTGAACACCCATGTCGATCCGACGCAGCTCGAAACCGCGCTGCTGAACCTGGCCGTGAACGCCCGCGACGCGATGCCCGAGGGCGGGCGGCTGTGCGTGCGCACCGAGCGGCGGTCCGCGGCGGAGGGGTTGGGCTTCGTGGTCGTCGAGGTCGGCGACACCGGCTGCGGCATGAGCCCCGAGGTGCGCGAGCGGGTGTTCGAGCCGTTCTTCACCACGAAGGAGGTCGGCAAGGGCTCGGGCCTCGGCCTCAGCCAGGTCTACGGCTTCGTGCGCCAGTCCGACGGGGAGGTGGAGGTCGACAGCGAGCCGGGCCGGGGCACCGTCTTCCGCCTGCTGCTGCCCGCCACCCGGGCCAAGGCCGAGGTGCGGCCGGAGGAGACGCCCCGCGCCATTGTCGGCGGCGCCGAGCGGATCCTGCTGGTCGAGGACGATCCCACCGTGCTCGCCCTGACGCTCGATGTGCTCACCGGCCTGGGCTATCAGGTGCAGACGGCGACCAACGCCTCCGAGGCGCTGCAGATCATCCATTCGGGCGCCGAGATCGACCTCCTGTTCACCGACGTGGTGATGCCGGGCGGGGTCAGCGGCGTCAGCCTGGCGCGCACCGCCCGCGAGCTGCGGCCGGGGCTGAAGGTGCTGCTGACCTCCGGCTTCGTAGGCGAGCGCCAGGTGATGGAGGGCGCCGAGTTCCCGCTGCTCGACAAGCCCTACGAGACCTCGGCCATGGCCTCCATGCTGCGCAAGCTGCTCGACCGGTCCGAGAGGAAGCGCAAGCGCGGCCGGGCCTCGGCCGCCGCCGAATAG
- a CDS encoding family 1 glycosylhydrolase — protein MFATGIENSIPKIQNGSIRIDQMEACGHYRHWRKDFDLVEELGLRYLRYGPPLHTSFLGPDRFDWEFADVTFAELRRRDINPIVDLCHFGVPDWIGDFQNPDFPELFASYAAAFARRFPWVQLYTPVNEMFICAQFSAKFGWWNEQGTTDLTFVTALKHIVRANVRAMQEILKVRADAIFIQSESSEYFHAENPLAIKPAEIENSRRFLSLDLNYGHRVDSEMYEYLMDNGMTREEYHFFLGNSLRHHCILGNDYYWTNEHRVSANGMHRASGEIFGYSEITRQYYNRYRLPVMHTETNIAEGPNGDEAVNWLWKEWANVLRVRNDGVPTVGFTWYSLTDQIDWDVGLREQNNRVHPVGLYDLNREIRPVGLSYKQLIQDWHEVLPTQSVCLTVPIVPPAEYGDPISERHRVEARRLRAYELATGGEGG, from the coding sequence ATGTTCGCCACCGGGATCGAGAACTCGATCCCGAAGATCCAGAACGGCAGCATCCGCATCGACCAGATGGAGGCGTGCGGCCACTACCGCCATTGGCGAAAGGACTTCGACCTCGTCGAGGAGCTGGGGCTGCGATACCTCCGCTACGGCCCGCCGCTGCACACCAGCTTCCTCGGCCCCGACAGGTTCGACTGGGAGTTCGCCGACGTCACCTTCGCCGAGCTGCGGCGCCGCGACATCAACCCCATCGTGGACCTGTGCCACTTCGGCGTGCCCGACTGGATCGGCGACTTCCAGAACCCGGACTTCCCCGAGCTGTTCGCCAGCTATGCGGCGGCCTTCGCCCGGCGCTTCCCGTGGGTCCAGCTCTACACGCCTGTGAACGAGATGTTCATCTGCGCCCAGTTCTCGGCCAAGTTCGGCTGGTGGAACGAGCAGGGCACCACCGACCTGACGTTCGTGACGGCGCTCAAGCACATCGTCCGGGCCAACGTGCGGGCCATGCAGGAAATCCTGAAGGTCCGGGCCGACGCGATCTTCATCCAGAGCGAGTCCTCAGAGTACTTCCACGCCGAGAACCCGCTGGCCATCAAGCCAGCCGAGATCGAGAACTCGCGTCGCTTCCTCTCGCTCGACCTGAACTACGGACACCGGGTCGATTCCGAGATGTACGAGTACCTGATGGACAACGGGATGACGCGGGAGGAGTACCACTTCTTCCTCGGCAACTCGCTGCGCCACCACTGCATCCTGGGCAACGACTACTACTGGACGAACGAGCATCGGGTGTCGGCCAACGGCATGCACCGGGCCTCGGGCGAGATCTTCGGCTACTCCGAGATCACCCGGCAGTACTACAACCGCTACCGCCTGCCGGTGATGCACACCGAGACCAACATCGCCGAGGGGCCGAACGGCGACGAGGCGGTGAACTGGCTCTGGAAAGAGTGGGCCAACGTCCTGCGCGTGCGCAACGACGGGGTGCCGACCGTCGGGTTCACCTGGTACTCGCTGACCGACCAGATCGACTGGGACGTGGGCTTGCGCGAACAAAACAACCGCGTCCACCCTGTCGGCCTGTACGACCTCAACCGCGAGATCCGCCCCGTGGGCCTCTCCTACAAGCAGCTGATCCAGGACTGGCACGAGGTGCTGCCCACCCAGAGTGTCTGCCTCACCGTGCCCATCGTCCCACCGGCCGAGTACGGAGATCCGATCTCCGAGCGCCACCGCGTCGAGGCGCGGCGCCTGCGAGCCTACGAACTGGCCACCGGCGGCGAGGGCGGCTGA